A single genomic interval of Coccidioides posadasii str. Silveira chromosome 1, complete sequence harbors:
- a CDS encoding uncharacterized protein (EggNog:ENOG410PISG~COG:S~BUSCO:4334at33183) translates to MDSVSRVKPFCCLFKRKWPAFNHYSPTFYSWSGLPGVRQPPCRFFAKSSVVRRKLDQETLWRHRTDHFSSDLSQALMAHPMVSAADLRSRRERPRGVKMLTRDFIEDSLYNPYYGYFSKHATIFTPGEPFDFNNIDDGPAFNRLVDQRYAEFEDKLDAVTPNHTRQLWHTPTELFRPYYGEAIARYLVTNYKLTLFPYHDLIIYEMGAGNGTLMLNILDYIREVDPEVYQRTKFKIIEISSHLADTQQKTLNGSIYDDGHRGHVEIINRSIFEWDTYVHSPCFFLALEVFDNFAHDAIRYDLQTGQPRQGCVLVDSDGEFYEYYVANLDRSASRFLRIRQAAARRPFSTPLRSRMWRTIQSSFPFAANMTLPEYIPTRLMEFFYILHNYFPAHRLVASDFDSLPDTTPGYNAPVVQTRYQRRTVQVMTPYVHQGYFDIFFPTDFTVIEDVYRAITGKLTRLSTHEDFMRRWAYAEDTQAKSGENLLLTWYKNASVLVTV, encoded by the exons ATGGATTCAGTATCCAGGGTAAAGCCCTTTTGCTGTCTCTTCAAGCGCAAATGGCCAGCTTTCAATCACTACTCTCCAACATTTTATAGTTGGTCTGGGCTGCCTGGTGTCAGACAGCCGCCATGTCGCTTTTTCGCAAAATCATCAGTTGTGAGACGGAAATTGGATCAAGAAACTCTTTGGCGACATAGAACAGACCACTTCTCCAGCGATCTATCGCAAGCCTTGATGGCACATCCCATGGTTTCTGCTGCAGATCTACGGTCGCGGCGAGAACGACCACGGGGAGTGAAGATGCTAACCCGGGACTTCATTGAAG ATAGTCTGTACAACCCCTATTATGGCTATTTCTCCAAGCATGCGACAATTTTCACTCCCGGAGAACCTTTCGATTTCAATAATATCGACGATGGCCCAGCGTTCAATCGCCTGGTCGACCAAAGGTACGCCGAATTTGAAGACAAGCTGGATGCGGTTACGCCAAACCACACCCGCCAGCTCTGGCATACACCGACTGAGCTCTTTCGGCCTTATTATGGAGAGGCCATTGCGCGGTATCTTGTTACGAATTACAAGTTGACATTGTTTCCGTATCATGATCTGATAATATACGAAATGGGGGCGGGCAATGGTACCTTGATGCTTAACATTCTTGACTACATCCGGGAGGTTGACCCCGAAGTGTATCAGCGAACCAAGTTCAAAATAATTGAAATTTCCTCTCATCTCGCAGATACACAACAGAAAACCCTAAACGGATCGATCTATGACGATGGCCATCGTGGCCATGTTGAAATCATAAATCGCTCCATATTTGAATGGGACACTTACGTCCATTCCCCGTGCTTTTTCCTTGCCCTTGAAGTTTTTGATAATTTCGCGCACGATGCAATTCGATACGACCTGCAAACAGGCCAGCCTCGACAAGGATGTGTTCTAGTTGATTCCGATGGTGAATTCTATGAGTACTACGTTGCTAATCTAGACCGTTCTGCGTCTCGATTTCTGCGCATTAGACAAGCGGCTGCCCGCCGGCCATTCTCCACTCCACTACGTTCGCGCATGTGGAGGACTATCCAATCCTCGTTTCCATTCGCCGCCAACATGACATTACCAGAATACATACCCACAAGACTGATGGAGTTTTTCTACATATTACACAATTACTTTCCTGCCCATCGGCTTGTTGCTAGCGATTTTGACAGTCTTCCAGATACAACACCCGGTTATAACGCGCCTGTAGTACAAACACGATATCAACGAAGAACTGTTCAAGTCATGACCCCTTAT GTCCACCAAGGCTATTTTGATATATTTTTCCCGACAGATTTCACTGTAATTGAAGATGTGTACCGTGCTATCACTGGGAAGTTGACTCGGCTATCCACCCACGAAGATTTTATGAGGCGATGGGCATATGCGGAGGATACACAGGCCAAAAGTGGTGAGAATCTGCTTTTAACATGGTATAAGAATGCCAGTGTGCTTGTTACAGTATGA
- the ERO1_1 gene encoding endoplasmic oxidoreductin-1 (SECRETED:SignalP(1-21)~BUSCO:211442at4751~EggNog:ENOG410PG36~COG:O,U~BUSCO:3150at33183), producing the protein MRLVANFFSLAAFSFLRPVNGENYVPAFRWHLPDDCPIDSKSTIPDTCASFATVNSANTEIAPILKSITQDTDFFSYYRLNLFNKKCPFWSDNTGMCGNIACAVSTLESEDDIPAIWRAEALSKLEGPKAGHPGKEQQRARPKKKPLQGMLGEDVGESCVVEYDDECDERDYCVPEDEGATGKGDYVSLVDNPERFTGYSGPGAWQVWDAIYRENCFLKPSQQGFPPQKRMNFGALQAAHSFQHVLEKHEREQSVSAVLHNEGYPVDDECLEKRAFYRLISGMHASISTHLCWNYFNQTTGEWLPNLQCYKERLHSHPDRISNLYFNFALLSRAVAKLQHHLQNFSYCADDPEQDHETKQWMSQLTDTLASGPQVFNESIMFQAHGGIALKEDFRNRFRNVSRLMDCIGCDKCRLWGKLQTAGYGTALKVLFEFDGPESNNGLLRRTDLVALINTLGRVSHSVSAIQKFEKALKSGADHLTAHASPSRTLRQPRASSEGKTAAIAGNNAQNRDSEQQEEAMSVKDVFNKEWRVVWQAYAYVLRSWARFPKLIYHIFTTEIGRLWNYWLGKPISPRLWRISFPSRDEL; encoded by the exons ATGAGATTAGTTGcgaattttttttcccttgctGCATTCTCCTTTCTTCGGCCGGTCAATGGCGAAAACTACGTCCCTGCGTTTCGGTGGCATTTGCCCGATGATTGTCCA ATCGATTCCAAGTCGACTATTCCCGATACGTGTGCCTCCTTTGCGACGGTGAATTCTGCTAATACGGAGATTGCACCAATTTTAAAATCGATCACACAAGATACTGATTTTTTTTCCTACTATCGCCTCAATCTGTTTAATAAGAAATGTCCCTTTTGGTCGGATAACACTGGCATGTGTGGCAACATTGCCTGTGCTGTTAGTACGTTAGAGTCCGAAGACGATATTCCGGCCATATGGAGGGCGGAGGCGTTGAGCAAGCTGGAAGGACCTAAAGCTGGGCACCCGGGCAAAGAACAGCAACGAGcaaggccaaaaaaaaagcccctTCAAGGAATGCTTGGGGAAGATGTTGGTGAATCATGTGTGGTGGAATACGATGATGAATGTGATGAAAGGGATTATTGCGTACCTGAGGATGAAGGAGCTACCGGAAAAGGGGATTATGTGAGTTTGGTTGATAATCCTGAACGATTCACTGGCTATTCTGGACCAGGTGCCTGGCAAGTTTGGGACGCAATTTACCGGGAAAACTGTTTTCTCAAGCCGTCCCAGCAAGGGTTCCCCCCCCAAAAGAGGATGAACTTTGGAGCATTGCAGGCTGCTCACAGTTTTCAACATGTGCTCGAAAAGCATGAAAGAGAACAATCTGTTAGTGCTGTCCTTCATAATGAAGGATATCCTGTGGATGATGAATGTTTGGAAAAACGAGCTTTCTATCGCTTAATAAGCGGAATGCATGCCTCGATATCAACTCATCTGTGCTGGAATTATTTCAATCAGACTACGGGAGAATGGTTGCCAAACCTGCAGTGCTACAAGGAAAGACTTCACTCTCATCCAGACCGGATATCTAATCTTTATTTTAACTTTGCCCTTCTATCTCGCGCTGTTGCCAAATTGCAGCACCACTTGCAAAACTTCTCTTATTGTGCCGATGATCCCGAGCAAGATCATGAAACGAAGCAGTGGATGTCCCAGCTGACCGATACCCTTGCTTCTGGGCCTCAGGTTTTTAATGAGAGCATCATGTTTCAGGCTCATGGCGGGATTGCGTTAAAGGAAGATTTTCGTAACCGTTTTCGAAACGTCAGTCGACTGATGGACTGTATCGGATGTGACAAGTGTCGCCTCTGGGGAAAGCTTCAGACTGCCGGATATGGTACGGCGTTAAAGGTCTTGTTTGAATTTGATGGACCCGAGAGTAATAACGGTTTACTTCGAAGAACGGATCTGGTTGCCTTGATTAACACTTTGGGAAGAGTCTCTCATAGCGTATCGGCGATTCAAAAATTTGAGAAGGCTCTCAAATCGGGCGCGGATCATTTGACAGCACATGCAAGTCCTTCACGTACACTTCGACAGCCTCGGGCTAGTTCCGAAGGTAAAACCGCTGCGATAGCTGGTAACAACGCCCAAAATCGAGACTCCGAGCAGCAAGAGGAAGCGATGAGCGTTAAAGATGTATTCAACAAGGAATGGCGTGTAGTATGGCAGGCATACGCTTATGTGCTTCGGAGTTGGGCGAGGTTCCCGAAACTGAT ATATCATATTTTTACCACAGAGATTGGCCGCTTGTGGAATTACTGGCTTGGGAAACCTATTTCTCCTCGGTTATGGAGAATATCGTTTCCGAGCAGGGATGAATTATGA
- the ERO1_1 gene encoding endoplasmic oxidoreductin-1, variant 2 (BUSCO:211442at4751~EggNog:ENOG410PG36~COG:O,U~BUSCO:3150at33183), translating into MCGNIACAVSTLESEDDIPAIWRAEALSKLEGPKAGHPGKEQQRARPKKKPLQGMLGEDVGESCVVEYDDECDERDYCVPEDEGATGKGDYVSLVDNPERFTGYSGPGAWQVWDAIYRENCFLKPSQQGFPPQKRMNFGALQAAHSFQHVLEKHEREQSVSAVLHNEGYPVDDECLEKRAFYRLISGMHASISTHLCWNYFNQTTGEWLPNLQCYKERLHSHPDRISNLYFNFALLSRAVAKLQHHLQNFSYCADDPEQDHETKQWMSQLTDTLASGPQVFNESIMFQAHGGIALKEDFRNRFRNVSRLMDCIGCDKCRLWGKLQTAGYGTALKVLFEFDGPESNNGLLRRTDLVALINTLGRVSHSVSAIQKFEKALKSGADHLTAHASPSRTLRQPRASSEGKTAAIAGNNAQNRDSEQQEEAMSVKDVFNKEWRVVWQAYAYVLRSWARFPKLIYHIFTTEIGRLWNYWLGKPISPRLWRISFPSRDEL; encoded by the exons ATGTGTGGCAACATTGCCTGTGCTGTTAGTACGTTAGAGTCCGAAGACGATATTCCGGCCATATGGAGGGCGGAGGCGTTGAGCAAGCTGGAAGGACCTAAAGCTGGGCACCCGGGCAAAGAACAGCAACGAGcaaggccaaaaaaaaagcccctTCAAGGAATGCTTGGGGAAGATGTTGGTGAATCATGTGTGGTGGAATACGATGATGAATGTGATGAAAGGGATTATTGCGTACCTGAGGATGAAGGAGCTACCGGAAAAGGGGATTATGTGAGTTTGGTTGATAATCCTGAACGATTCACTGGCTATTCTGGACCAGGTGCCTGGCAAGTTTGGGACGCAATTTACCGGGAAAACTGTTTTCTCAAGCCGTCCCAGCAAGGGTTCCCCCCCCAAAAGAGGATGAACTTTGGAGCATTGCAGGCTGCTCACAGTTTTCAACATGTGCTCGAAAAGCATGAAAGAGAACAATCTGTTAGTGCTGTCCTTCATAATGAAGGATATCCTGTGGATGATGAATGTTTGGAAAAACGAGCTTTCTATCGCTTAATAAGCGGAATGCATGCCTCGATATCAACTCATCTGTGCTGGAATTATTTCAATCAGACTACGGGAGAATGGTTGCCAAACCTGCAGTGCTACAAGGAAAGACTTCACTCTCATCCAGACCGGATATCTAATCTTTATTTTAACTTTGCCCTTCTATCTCGCGCTGTTGCCAAATTGCAGCACCACTTGCAAAACTTCTCTTATTGTGCCGATGATCCCGAGCAAGATCATGAAACGAAGCAGTGGATGTCCCAGCTGACCGATACCCTTGCTTCTGGGCCTCAGGTTTTTAATGAGAGCATCATGTTTCAGGCTCATGGCGGGATTGCGTTAAAGGAAGATTTTCGTAACCGTTTTCGAAACGTCAGTCGACTGATGGACTGTATCGGATGTGACAAGTGTCGCCTCTGGGGAAAGCTTCAGACTGCCGGATATGGTACGGCGTTAAAGGTCTTGTTTGAATTTGATGGACCCGAGAGTAATAACGGTTTACTTCGAAGAACGGATCTGGTTGCCTTGATTAACACTTTGGGAAGAGTCTCTCATAGCGTATCGGCGATTCAAAAATTTGAGAAGGCTCTCAAATCGGGCGCGGATCATTTGACAGCACATGCAAGTCCTTCACGTACACTTCGACAGCCTCGGGCTAGTTCCGAAGGTAAAACCGCTGCGATAGCTGGTAACAACGCCCAAAATCGAGACTCCGAGCAGCAAGAGGAAGCGATGAGCGTTAAAGATGTATTCAACAAGGAATGGCGTGTAGTATGGCAGGCATACGCTTATGTGCTTCGGAGTTGGGCGAGGTTCCCGAAACTGAT ATATCATATTTTTACCACAGAGATTGGCCGCTTGTGGAATTACTGGCTTGGGAAACCTATTTCTCCTCGGTTATGGAGAATATCGTTTCCGAGCAGGGATGAATTATGA